In Arthrobacter citreus, a genomic segment contains:
- a CDS encoding alpha/beta hydrolase family protein, with translation MPVPTGGALAGTLRLPTHGVLRAAVVIHPATAVAERLYTGFSEYLADNGYAVLTYDYRGTGSSGSPKANRTIRMRDWMMHDVPAASGWMAERFPDLPHLAVGHSIGGHAMALNNGTDGLLGFVAIASHAGVTKAIADPKERLRVWVVLRILGPITGRLLGVVPGRKMGLGEDMPGGAMLEWSSWSRRPNYFFDDPSMQADERAGRVRTEVLSIGFSDDLWATPGQINAIYSRLPNAAVERRTYTPDDAGAPAIGHMGFFRRGVKEKLWPEVLAWLDGRIAKQP, from the coding sequence ATGCCGGTTCCTACGGGTGGCGCGCTCGCCGGCACTTTGCGCCTGCCGACCCATGGTGTTCTCCGCGCCGCCGTCGTTATCCATCCCGCCACCGCCGTGGCTGAGCGGCTCTACACCGGCTTTTCCGAATATCTGGCCGATAACGGCTACGCCGTCCTGACCTACGACTACCGCGGCACAGGTTCCTCCGGCAGTCCGAAGGCGAACCGGACCATCCGCATGCGGGACTGGATGATGCACGACGTCCCGGCTGCCTCCGGATGGATGGCCGAACGGTTCCCGGACCTGCCGCACCTCGCCGTCGGACACAGCATTGGCGGGCATGCCATGGCACTGAACAACGGCACTGACGGGCTCCTGGGGTTCGTCGCCATAGCCTCGCACGCAGGCGTCACCAAGGCCATCGCGGATCCGAAGGAACGCCTCCGTGTGTGGGTGGTCCTGCGAATCCTCGGCCCGATCACGGGCCGGCTGCTCGGCGTTGTCCCAGGCCGAAAAATGGGCCTGGGCGAGGATATGCCCGGCGGAGCCATGCTCGAGTGGAGTTCCTGGTCGCGCCGGCCGAACTACTTCTTTGATGATCCCAGCATGCAGGCCGACGAACGCGCCGGCCGGGTCAGGACCGAGGTGCTGTCCATCGGCTTCAGCGACGACCTCTGGGCCACGCCCGGACAGATCAACGCCATCTACAGCCGGCTTCCCAATGCTGCTGTGGAGCGGCGGACCTACACGCCCGACGACGCCGGGGCCCCTGCAATCGGACACATGGGCTTTTTCCGGCGCGGGGTTAAGGAGAAGCTGTGGCCTGAGGTCCTTGCCTGGCTCGACGGACGGATCGCGAAGCAGCCGTGA
- a CDS encoding GntR family transcriptional regulator: MSSTATGSKSEQAYTQLKDRILGGEMSPGYRLVLSSIATELGFSVVPVREAIRRLEAEGLVHFVRNVGATVAGIDPDLYLHTMQTLSIIEGAATALAAPDISAEELAQARELNNQMREMLNNFDPVRFTQLNTEFHALLYARCPNPHILDLVHRGWNRLGRMRSSVFRYVPDRAHASVQEHDALLDLISDGAPVPDVEHAAREHRTNTLNAFLAQNHQPPSPI; encoded by the coding sequence ATGAGCAGCACCGCCACCGGTTCCAAATCGGAGCAGGCCTACACCCAGCTCAAGGACCGCATCCTCGGCGGCGAAATGAGCCCCGGCTACCGGCTGGTCCTCAGCAGCATCGCCACCGAGCTGGGCTTCAGCGTCGTCCCGGTCCGGGAAGCCATCCGCCGCCTTGAAGCCGAAGGGCTGGTGCACTTTGTCCGCAACGTCGGTGCCACGGTTGCCGGCATCGACCCGGACCTGTATCTGCACACCATGCAGACCCTCAGCATTATCGAAGGCGCCGCCACCGCTCTGGCCGCCCCGGACATCAGCGCCGAGGAACTGGCCCAGGCCCGGGAACTGAACAACCAGATGCGGGAAATGCTGAACAACTTCGACCCGGTCCGCTTCACGCAGTTGAACACCGAGTTCCACGCCCTGCTCTACGCCCGCTGCCCCAATCCGCACATCCTGGACCTGGTCCACCGCGGGTGGAACCGGCTGGGCCGGATGCGCAGCTCCGTCTTTCGGTACGTACCGGACCGCGCGCACGCTTCGGTGCAGGAACACGACGCCCTGCTGGATCTGATCAGCGACGGCGCCCCGGTGCCCGACGTCGAACATGCCGCCCGCGAGCACCGCACCAACACGCTGAACGCTTTCCTGGCCCAGAACCACCAGCCGCCGTCACCGATTTAA
- the hpaE gene encoding 5-carboxymethyl-2-hydroxymuconate semialdehyde dehydrogenase produces the protein MSTHFVPENLPTHIQHFINGKFVDSASGATFDVLDPVTNQTYATAAAGQKEDIDAAVAAAREAFVNGPWPKMKPRERARILNRIADAVEAQEERLAEMETFDTGLPITQAKGQALRAAENFRFFADLIVAQFDDAMKVPGSQINYVNRKPIGVAGLITPWNTPFMLESWKLAPALATGNTVVLKPAEFTPLSASLWADIFTEAGVPAGVFNLVNGLGEEAGDALVKHPQVPLISFTGETTTGQTIFRNAAENLKGLSMELGGKSPCVIFADADLDAAIDSALFGVFSLNGERCTAGSRILVERGIYDTFCERFAARAKTIVVGDPHDPKTQVGALVHPEHFKKVASYVEIGKTEGRLLAGGGRPDGLEEGNYIAPTVFADVAPDARIFQEEIFGPVVAITPFETEADALDLANNTKYGLAAYIWTSDLTRAHNFAQNTEAGMVWLNSHNVRDLRTPFGGVKSSGLGHEGGYRSIDFYTDQQAVHITLGKVHTPKFGTDDAATVDG, from the coding sequence ATGAGCACGCACTTCGTCCCGGAGAACCTGCCCACGCACATCCAGCACTTCATCAACGGCAAGTTCGTGGACTCCGCCAGCGGCGCCACCTTCGACGTGCTGGATCCGGTCACCAACCAGACCTACGCCACCGCAGCAGCCGGGCAGAAGGAAGACATCGACGCCGCTGTCGCCGCCGCCCGCGAAGCCTTCGTGAACGGCCCGTGGCCGAAGATGAAGCCGCGCGAACGCGCCCGCATCCTCAACCGGATCGCCGACGCCGTCGAGGCCCAGGAAGAACGCCTGGCTGAAATGGAAACCTTCGACACCGGCCTGCCCATCACCCAGGCCAAGGGTCAGGCCCTCCGCGCCGCGGAGAACTTCCGTTTCTTCGCGGACCTGATCGTCGCCCAGTTCGACGACGCCATGAAGGTCCCCGGCTCCCAGATCAACTATGTGAACCGCAAGCCCATCGGCGTCGCCGGGCTCATCACCCCGTGGAACACCCCGTTCATGCTCGAGTCCTGGAAGCTCGCCCCGGCCCTGGCCACCGGCAACACCGTGGTGCTCAAGCCCGCCGAGTTCACCCCGCTCTCCGCCTCCCTCTGGGCGGACATCTTCACCGAAGCCGGCGTTCCGGCCGGTGTCTTCAACCTGGTCAACGGCCTGGGCGAGGAAGCCGGCGACGCCCTGGTGAAGCACCCGCAGGTCCCGCTGATCTCCTTCACCGGCGAAACCACCACCGGGCAGACCATCTTCCGCAACGCCGCGGAAAACCTGAAGGGCCTGTCCATGGAGCTCGGCGGCAAGAGCCCCTGCGTCATCTTCGCCGATGCGGACCTGGACGCCGCCATCGATTCAGCCCTGTTCGGCGTCTTCTCCCTCAACGGCGAACGCTGCACCGCCGGCTCCCGCATCCTGGTGGAGCGCGGCATCTATGACACCTTCTGCGAGCGTTTCGCCGCCCGCGCCAAGACCATCGTCGTCGGCGATCCCCACGACCCGAAAACCCAGGTGGGCGCCCTGGTGCACCCCGAACACTTCAAGAAGGTCGCCTCCTACGTGGAGATCGGTAAGACCGAAGGCCGCCTGCTCGCCGGCGGCGGCCGCCCCGACGGCCTGGAGGAGGGCAACTACATTGCCCCCACCGTCTTCGCCGATGTCGCCCCCGACGCGCGGATCTTCCAGGAGGAAATCTTCGGCCCCGTCGTTGCCATCACCCCCTTCGAGACCGAAGCCGACGCCCTGGACCTGGCCAACAACACCAAGTACGGGCTGGCCGCCTACATCTGGACGTCCGACCTGACCCGCGCGCACAACTTCGCGCAGAACACCGAGGCCGGCATGGTGTGGCTGAACAGCCACAACGTCCGCGACCTGCGCACCCCGTTCGGCGGCGTGAAGTCCTCCGGCCTGGGCCACGAGGGCGGCTACCGCTCCATCGACTTCTACACCGACCAGCAGGCCGTCCACATCACCCTGGGCAAGGTCCACACCCCCAAGTTCGGAACCGACGACGCCGCCACGGTTGACGGCTAA
- a CDS encoding HpcH/HpaI aldolase/citrate lyase family protein, which translates to MPLRVEETFAARMADGGRQTGMWVSSGSPLVAEICAGSGLDWLLIDAEHSPNGLESLLAQLQAVHGYPVSAVVRPPIGDAVLLKQYLDLGVQNLLIPMVDTPEQAAGLVRAVRYPPHGIRGVGSALARASRWNRIEGYLENAAESVTLLVQIETAAAVENVAGIAAVDGVDGLFIGPADLAASMGHLGQQEHPDVVAAVEHCIRVVKAAGKPVGVNAFAEATARRYIEAGVDFILVGADVALLARGSEALAAKYISAPDGSETRASY; encoded by the coding sequence ATGCCGCTTCGAGTAGAGGAAACGTTCGCCGCAAGAATGGCCGACGGCGGACGCCAGACCGGCATGTGGGTATCCTCCGGCAGCCCGCTGGTCGCCGAAATCTGTGCCGGTTCCGGCCTGGACTGGCTGCTGATCGACGCCGAACACAGCCCCAACGGCTTGGAATCCCTGCTGGCCCAGCTGCAGGCCGTGCACGGTTATCCGGTCAGCGCCGTGGTCCGGCCGCCCATTGGCGACGCCGTGCTGCTGAAGCAGTACCTGGACCTGGGCGTGCAGAACCTGCTCATTCCCATGGTCGACACCCCGGAACAGGCCGCCGGGCTGGTCCGCGCCGTGCGGTATCCGCCGCACGGCATCCGCGGGGTGGGCAGCGCCCTGGCCCGGGCATCGCGCTGGAACCGGATCGAGGGCTACCTCGAGAACGCCGCCGAGTCGGTGACGCTGCTGGTGCAGATCGAGACCGCCGCCGCCGTCGAGAACGTGGCGGGGATTGCTGCGGTCGACGGCGTGGACGGGCTCTTCATCGGCCCGGCGGACCTTGCCGCGTCCATGGGCCACCTTGGCCAGCAGGAGCATCCCGACGTCGTGGCCGCCGTCGAGCACTGCATCCGGGTGGTGAAGGCAGCCGGCAAACCGGTGGGGGTCAACGCATTTGCCGAGGCCACGGCCCGGCGCTACATCGAGGCCGGCGTGGACTTCATCCTGGTGGGTGCCGACGTCGCGCTTCTGGCCCGGGGGAGCGAAGCGTTGGCTGCCAAGTACATTTCCGCTCCCGACGGCAGCGAAACGCGGGCCAGCTACTGA
- a CDS encoding alpha/beta hydrolase family protein, giving the protein MAPVTAEHFRIPVPAGGAVSGILRTPSNGSPTAAVVIHSATAVAQRVYTGFAEYLSENGFAVLTYDYRGIGASGSPKRHRHLRMRDWLEQDVPAATEWLAGRFPGVPLLAVGHSLGGQAMVLGNGTDNLAGFVAVASHGGRTRAVEVRRERIRVALLLRVVGPVCARVLGFAPARRLGLGEDMPGTAVLEWGGWSRKPGYFFDDPSMFAAKRAAGVTADVFAVGISDDLWATSAQMDWFFGHLTHARVERRIYVPDDGGVPVIGHMGFFRRGMKDKLWPDILAWLEDRAARRESGAHFA; this is encoded by the coding sequence GTGGCGCCGGTGACCGCTGAGCATTTTAGAATTCCCGTGCCGGCCGGAGGCGCGGTTTCGGGAATCCTGCGAACCCCTTCCAATGGATCACCGACCGCCGCCGTGGTGATCCATTCGGCGACGGCGGTGGCGCAGCGGGTGTACACCGGCTTTGCCGAGTACCTGTCCGAGAACGGATTCGCCGTCCTGACGTACGACTACCGCGGGATTGGCGCCTCCGGCAGCCCGAAGCGTCACCGGCACCTGCGGATGCGGGACTGGCTGGAACAGGATGTGCCCGCCGCGACTGAGTGGCTGGCCGGCCGCTTCCCGGGCGTGCCGCTGCTCGCCGTCGGGCATTCCCTGGGCGGGCAGGCCATGGTCCTGGGGAATGGAACCGACAACCTCGCGGGTTTTGTGGCGGTGGCTTCCCATGGGGGAAGGACCCGCGCCGTCGAGGTCCGCAGGGAGCGGATCCGGGTGGCGCTGCTCCTGCGCGTCGTCGGGCCGGTGTGCGCCCGGGTGCTGGGGTTCGCTCCGGCCCGGCGGCTGGGACTGGGCGAGGACATGCCCGGCACCGCAGTGCTGGAATGGGGCGGCTGGTCCCGGAAGCCGGGCTATTTCTTCGATGATCCCAGCATGTTTGCCGCGAAGCGTGCCGCCGGGGTCACGGCTGACGTCTTCGCCGTCGGAATCAGCGACGACCTGTGGGCCACCTCGGCGCAGATGGACTGGTTCTTCGGCCACCTGACGCATGCGCGGGTGGAGCGGCGAATTTATGTGCCCGACGACGGAGGGGTCCCGGTGATCGGGCACATGGGCTTTTTCCGGCGCGGCATGAAGGACAAACTCTGGCCGGACATTCTGGCCTGGCTCGAAGACAGGGCCGCTCGCCGGGAATCAGGGGCGCATTTTGCATAG
- the hpaH gene encoding 2-oxo-hept-4-ene-1,7-dioate hydratase, whose amino-acid sequence MLDKETLAAVADELLAAKQTRTPVPLLTARYPDMTIEDSYAVQNLWRSRLMASGRSLAGHKIGLTSKAMQAATGITEPDYGVILDDMVLENGCSLDWERYTHPRVEVELAFVLGKPLSGPGCTIFDVLDATDYVVPALEILDSRIEMEGRTIVDTIADNAAMGAMVLGGNPTAPRDLDLRWVSALLYRNQTIEETGVAAGVLNHPAAGVYWLANKLSAHGTSLEAGEIILAGSFTRPMWVYKGDSVLADYGPMGTITCRFE is encoded by the coding sequence ATGCTGGACAAAGAAACCCTCGCGGCGGTGGCCGATGAGCTGCTGGCGGCGAAGCAGACCCGCACCCCGGTGCCGTTGCTGACCGCCCGCTACCCGGACATGACCATTGAGGATTCCTACGCGGTGCAGAACCTGTGGCGGTCTCGGTTGATGGCGTCCGGCCGTTCCCTCGCCGGTCATAAGATCGGCCTGACCTCCAAGGCGATGCAGGCTGCCACCGGCATCACCGAACCCGATTACGGCGTCATCCTCGATGACATGGTGCTGGAGAACGGCTGCAGCCTGGACTGGGAGCGGTACACGCATCCGCGGGTCGAGGTGGAACTGGCGTTTGTGCTGGGCAAACCCCTCTCCGGCCCGGGCTGCACCATCTTCGACGTGCTCGATGCCACGGACTACGTGGTGCCCGCCCTGGAAATCCTGGACTCCCGGATCGAGATGGAGGGCCGGACCATCGTGGACACCATCGCTGACAACGCGGCGATGGGCGCCATGGTGCTCGGCGGAAACCCCACCGCGCCCAGGGACCTGGACCTGCGCTGGGTATCGGCCCTGCTGTACCGCAACCAGACCATCGAGGAAACCGGTGTGGCAGCCGGCGTCCTGAATCATCCCGCCGCCGGCGTCTACTGGCTCGCGAACAAACTTTCCGCGCACGGCACCTCGCTGGAAGCCGGAGAAATCATCCTGGCCGGATCCTTTACCCGCCCCATGTGGGTTTATAAAGGGGATTCGGTGCTCGCAGACTACGGACCGATGGGAACAATCACATGCCGCTTCGAGTAG
- the hpaD gene encoding 3,4-dihydroxyphenylacetate 2,3-dioxygenase — MSESAINPHPVPTPGINPPDIVRCAYAELVVTDLERSRKFYVDVLGLHVTEEDENAIYLRSLEEFIHHNLVLRQGPVAAVAALAYRVRTPEDVDIAEAYYQELGCRTERRRDGFVKGIGDAVRVEDPLGFPCEFFFETEHVERLTQRYDLYSAGELVRLDHFNQVTPDVPRGRAYLEDLGFRVSEDIKDSDGVTYAAWMHRKHTVHDTALTGGDGPRMHHMAFATHEKHNIIQICDKMGALRISDRIERGPGRHGVSNAFYLYILDPDDHRIEIYTQDYYTGDPDNPTITWDVHDNQRRDWWGNPVVPSWYTEASLVLDLDGNPQPLTARTESSELAVTIGADGFSYTRPADDAGTYEGEAAKGFKIGTQL, encoded by the coding sequence ATGAGCGAGTCAGCCATCAACCCCCATCCCGTCCCGACGCCGGGCATCAACCCGCCGGACATCGTCCGCTGCGCCTACGCCGAACTGGTGGTCACGGACCTGGAACGGTCCCGGAAGTTCTACGTGGACGTCCTGGGCCTGCACGTCACCGAAGAGGATGAGAACGCCATCTACCTGCGCTCCCTGGAGGAGTTCATCCACCACAACCTGGTGCTGCGCCAGGGACCGGTGGCCGCCGTCGCCGCCCTGGCCTACCGCGTCCGCACCCCCGAGGACGTGGACATTGCCGAGGCGTATTATCAGGAACTGGGCTGCCGCACCGAACGTCGTCGGGATGGTTTCGTCAAGGGCATCGGCGATGCCGTGCGTGTGGAGGACCCGCTGGGCTTCCCCTGCGAGTTCTTCTTCGAAACCGAGCACGTGGAACGCCTGACCCAGCGCTACGACCTGTACTCCGCCGGCGAGCTGGTGCGCCTGGACCACTTCAACCAGGTCACCCCGGACGTGCCCCGCGGCCGCGCCTACCTGGAGGACCTGGGCTTCCGGGTCTCCGAGGACATCAAGGATTCCGACGGCGTCACCTACGCCGCCTGGATGCACCGCAAGCACACCGTCCACGACACCGCCCTGACCGGCGGCGACGGCCCCCGCATGCACCACATGGCCTTCGCCACGCACGAAAAGCACAACATCATCCAGATCTGCGACAAGATGGGCGCCCTGCGCATCTCCGACCGGATTGAACGCGGCCCCGGCCGGCACGGCGTCTCCAACGCCTTCTACCTCTACATCCTGGATCCGGACGACCACCGCATCGAGATCTACACGCAGGACTATTACACCGGCGACCCGGACAACCCCACCATCACCTGGGACGTGCATGACAACCAGCGCCGCGACTGGTGGGGCAACCCCGTGGTCCCGTCCTGGTACACCGAGGCCTCCCTGGTCCTGGACCTCGACGGCAACCCGCAGCCGCTGACGGCCCGCACCGAAAGCTCGGAATTGGCAGTCACCATCGGCGCGGACGGCTTCTCCTACACCCGCCCGGCCGACGACGCCGGCACCTACGAGGGTGAGGCCGCCAAAGGCTTCAAAATCGGCACCCAGCTCTAA
- a CDS encoding GNAT family N-acetyltransferase, protein MRQKTQAWSPVTTERLLLRRLEPADREDAVRIHSDPRTNRYNHDDFGPAAAEKTFRMFLDHWDREGFGYWAVAERSSPQTIIGFTGLHFGTVDGTEILNLYYRYDPSVWGRGYATEGAIESVRRGRLHFPELPVLARTNDLNRPSQHTALAAGLKRYPELDRQSGVRLHLYFTLGWPDGVSR, encoded by the coding sequence GTGCGTCAAAAGACCCAGGCCTGGAGCCCGGTCACCACCGAACGGCTTCTGCTGCGGCGGCTGGAACCGGCGGACCGGGAAGATGCGGTCCGCATCCACTCCGACCCCCGGACAAACCGCTACAACCACGACGATTTCGGCCCGGCAGCTGCAGAGAAGACTTTCCGGATGTTCCTGGACCACTGGGACCGGGAGGGGTTCGGGTACTGGGCCGTGGCTGAACGCAGTTCACCCCAAACGATTATCGGCTTTACCGGCCTGCACTTTGGCACAGTGGACGGCACGGAAATCCTCAACCTGTATTACCGCTACGACCCCTCCGTGTGGGGCCGCGGATATGCCACCGAAGGAGCCATTGAATCGGTAAGGCGGGGACGGCTGCATTTTCCGGAACTCCCCGTCCTGGCCCGGACCAACGACCTTAACCGGCCCTCACAGCACACGGCCCTGGCCGCCGGCCTGAAGCGCTACCCGGAACTGGACCGGCAAAGCGGTGTCCGCCTGCACCTGTACTTCACCCTGGGCTGGCCGGATGGAGTTTCACGCTAG
- a CDS encoding maleylpyruvate isomerase family mycothiol-dependent enzyme translates to MPSRPSAAVWPVVHSERQALISDLESLTPDQWTQPSLCSGWDIHDVLAHLVDTAKTTRLRFLRQMIAARFDFDRANKDGITRARAAAPEETLAEFRRVRNTTKTPPAAPATRLVEAIVHGEDIRRPLGIFHSYPGESVEAALRYQLKTGIFLGGGKERAEGFSLQASDSRFGHGSGPQVQGTLLALLMAVSGRPASPEDFSGEGATVFVRGLEQGDRGAGDR, encoded by the coding sequence ATGCCTTCCCGCCCTTCGGCCGCCGTGTGGCCCGTTGTTCACAGCGAACGCCAGGCCCTCATCAGTGACCTTGAATCGCTCACCCCGGATCAGTGGACCCAGCCGTCGCTGTGCTCCGGCTGGGATATTCACGACGTGCTCGCCCACCTCGTGGACACCGCGAAGACCACCCGTCTTCGCTTCCTCCGCCAAATGATCGCGGCAAGGTTCGATTTCGACCGGGCCAACAAGGACGGGATCACCAGGGCACGGGCCGCGGCGCCGGAGGAGACGCTGGCTGAATTCCGCCGGGTCCGCAACACAACCAAAACGCCGCCTGCCGCTCCGGCAACCCGGCTCGTGGAAGCCATCGTGCACGGTGAGGACATCCGGCGTCCCCTGGGGATTTTCCATTCCTATCCGGGCGAGTCGGTGGAGGCAGCCCTGCGGTATCAGCTCAAGACCGGCATCTTCCTGGGCGGCGGCAAGGAACGCGCGGAGGGCTTCTCTCTGCAGGCCTCCGATTCACGCTTTGGCCATGGCTCCGGACCGCAGGTGCAAGGCACCTTGCTGGCACTTCTCATGGCCGTCTCGGGACGCCCGGCGAGTCCGGAAGATTTTTCCGGGGAAGGCGCCACGGTATTTGTCCGCGGGCTGGAACAAGGGGATCGTGGCGCCGGTGACCGCTGA
- a CDS encoding low temperature requirement protein A gives MPHMRRPSLSAARISNETHRVTTFELFFDLVFVFAFTQVTEFMVHEHSWLGVLQGMVILVLLWWSWAPFSWLANQAHADEGLMRFGLCAVMVAVFMAALAIPEAFHDLDGGLHGPLVLAVTYTAVRVLHLVLYMYAAGNDGPLRRQIGKLTIAAVLGAALVITGALLGGTAQTWFWLAGMVLDTVITFFISRHGNWRIHSAAHWTERYGLVVILALGESIVAIGVGASQEPVSVPVLAGAAAGICLSIGLWWLYFDVTAIAAEHRFAALRGSARSSAAVEAYTYLHLPLVAGIILAALGVEDALAHVEDSKALGSLGFFALFAGPALYVLSVAAFWRRMGAGWKKWRLGTAALLLLLLAVRPPLTSLAALLLVTAIIGALVVVESARYAVARAGIRDAASGA, from the coding sequence ATGCCGCATATGCGCCGTCCGTCCCTTTCCGCCGCCCGCATTTCGAACGAAACGCACCGGGTCACCACCTTTGAGCTCTTCTTTGACCTGGTGTTTGTGTTCGCCTTCACCCAAGTCACCGAATTCATGGTGCACGAGCATTCCTGGCTCGGCGTGCTGCAGGGAATGGTGATTCTGGTTCTGCTCTGGTGGTCCTGGGCTCCGTTTTCCTGGCTTGCGAACCAGGCGCATGCCGATGAGGGGCTGATGCGTTTCGGGCTGTGCGCCGTCATGGTGGCGGTCTTCATGGCCGCACTGGCTATTCCGGAAGCGTTTCACGACCTCGACGGCGGCCTCCACGGACCGCTGGTGCTGGCCGTGACCTATACAGCTGTCCGGGTCCTCCATCTGGTCCTCTACATGTATGCGGCCGGCAATGACGGGCCGCTGCGCCGGCAGATCGGCAAGCTGACCATCGCGGCTGTTCTGGGAGCGGCGCTGGTCATCACCGGAGCGCTGCTGGGTGGAACTGCGCAGACCTGGTTCTGGCTGGCCGGCATGGTGCTGGACACCGTCATCACGTTCTTCATTTCGCGGCACGGCAACTGGCGGATCCACTCGGCGGCGCATTGGACCGAGCGGTACGGACTCGTGGTGATTCTGGCCCTGGGCGAGTCCATCGTGGCCATCGGCGTCGGTGCATCCCAGGAACCCGTCAGTGTTCCGGTGCTGGCCGGTGCCGCGGCGGGAATCTGCCTGTCGATCGGTCTCTGGTGGTTGTACTTCGACGTCACGGCGATCGCCGCCGAACACCGCTTTGCCGCACTGCGCGGGTCCGCGAGGTCTTCCGCCGCCGTGGAGGCCTACACGTACCTGCACCTGCCGCTGGTCGCCGGAATCATCCTGGCCGCACTGGGTGTGGAAGACGCCCTGGCGCATGTGGAGGACAGCAAGGCCCTGGGGAGTCTCGGGTTTTTTGCCCTGTTTGCCGGACCAGCCCTGTACGTGCTGAGCGTCGCGGCCTTCTGGCGCCGGATGGGGGCGGGCTGGAAGAAATGGCGCCTGGGAACCGCGGCTCTGCTGCTCCTCCTGCTGGCCGTCCGTCCTCCGCTGACGTCCCTGGCGGCGCTTCTTCTGGTCACGGCCATCATCGGCGCGTTGGTGGTGGTGGAAAGTGCGCGGTACGCCGTGGCCAGAGCCGGCATCCGGGATGCCGCGTCCGGGGCCTGA
- a CDS encoding M23 family metallopeptidase: protein MSSSEDRTVTMSLPFTGTWKVENSPRRRVPSHGTHLLATTYAIDFVGVDDAGRTAPGVSWRTAFGTEPPELFFGFGRPILAPVSGEVVTVHDGEVDHEARRSQLALVPYLLGQPARLRQGAGAIAGNYILIQVPGGAVVGVMHLQAGSLRVRTGQQVREGEHIAACGNSGNSTQPHVHVQAMDGIDPWTARGLPLSFRSFGEKPARGRTFTGRRNTVPDEASVVRGGSLTPPLR from the coding sequence GTGAGCAGCAGCGAGGACCGGACCGTTACGATGTCCCTTCCCTTCACTGGGACGTGGAAGGTGGAAAACAGTCCGCGGCGCCGGGTGCCCAGCCACGGCACCCATCTGCTGGCCACCACGTACGCGATCGACTTTGTGGGAGTGGACGACGCCGGCCGGACAGCTCCGGGCGTCAGCTGGCGGACGGCTTTCGGCACGGAACCGCCGGAGCTGTTCTTCGGTTTCGGGCGGCCCATCCTCGCTCCGGTGAGCGGCGAGGTGGTCACGGTTCATGACGGCGAAGTGGACCACGAGGCACGCCGGTCGCAGCTGGCTCTGGTCCCCTACCTGCTGGGCCAGCCGGCCCGCCTGCGTCAGGGAGCCGGCGCCATCGCGGGCAACTACATCCTCATCCAGGTGCCCGGCGGCGCCGTGGTTGGCGTGATGCACCTGCAGGCCGGTTCCCTCCGGGTGCGCACCGGACAGCAGGTCCGCGAGGGCGAGCACATCGCCGCCTGCGGCAACTCCGGCAACTCCACCCAGCCCCACGTGCACGTGCAGGCCATGGACGGCATCGATCCCTGGACCGCGCGGGGGCTGCCGCTGAGTTTCCGGTCCTTCGGCGAGAAGCCGGCCCGCGGCCGGACCTTCACCGGCCGCCGAAATACCGTGCCGGATGAAGCCTCAGTGGTCCGGGGCGGTTCACTAACTCCGCCGCTTCGATGA